A region of Pseudopipra pipra isolate bDixPip1 chromosome 10, bDixPip1.hap1, whole genome shotgun sequence DNA encodes the following proteins:
- the SENP2 gene encoding sentrin-specific protease 2: MYQWLLGALRALRAAARPQPAPQPGPDPRSAKRPLPSVASPVEDPDSIPEKKQKTECLICGTNKRPEDVPVAAQLPPRATRGCQEASGGDATSLPEPGKGAQATSDSSFERATDSVADEDRVEVAKMPCDTNTCLAKEALSLPYKGVPYLSLNKNNHHIQPAPDSPVTPRPPIKELPVPGPTTPGANSVGRPLCAAEEDVRRGESQKYKEILKLFKEKYSGCLNSPQPANFNKVQTHSREPVATGSHLKGQKSRGVYPGVTQRASVKHGDVFSPQLPQRGVMISYYTPPEDSHGQGIAGKQAVAVGRGGAEVSQGMLFQFHVTPVLSKDFFFVDREPLPRSEKPAEDFAPLTEAMEREVSAAFGKGEPGEILSSAFKLKVTREDICTLQQLCWLNDEVINFYMNLLVERSKKEGYPALHAFSTFFYPKLCSGGYKAVRRWTRGVDLFKQDLILVPIHLRVHWTLLVIDVRKKTIKYFDSLGQKGDNICKTLLQYLQEESREKRKLELTASEWTLRSLSPEEIPQQTNGSDCGVFVCKFADSISRDKPITFTQEHMPYFRRKMVWEIIHQQLL, from the exons ATGTACCAATGGCTGCTGGGGGCCCTCCGCGCCCTCCGCGCCGCCGCCAGACCCCAGCCCGCACCGCAGCCCGGCCCGGACCCGCGCAGCGCAAAGAGGCCGCTCCCCAG TGTTGCGTCACCTGTGGAAGATCCTGACAGTATTcctgaaaagaagcagaaaacag aatgtctCATCTGCGGGACTAACAAGAGACCCGAAGACGTTCCTGTGGCCGCCCAGTTGCCACCCAGGGCAACAAGAGGGTGCCAGGAGGCTTCGGGCGGCGATGCCACTTCTCTCCCTGAGCCTGGAAAAGGG gcTCAGGCCACTTCTGactcttcatttgaaagagCAACAGACTCTGTGGCAGATGAGGACAGAGTAGAAGTTG CTAAAATGCCTTGTGACACCAACACATGCTTGGCTAAGGAGGCACTATCCCTTCCTTACAAGGGAGTTCCATATCTCAG CCTGAACAAGAATAATCACCACATCCAACCAGCTCCAGACAGCCCTGTGACACCCAGGCCCCCCATCAAGGAGCTCCCCGTGCCAGGTCCCACCACTCCAGGAGCCAATAGTGTGGGGAGGCCCCTGTGTGCTGCTGAGGAG GATGTTCGTCGAGGAGAAAGccagaaatacaaagagatCTTGAAGCTGTTCAAGGAGAAATATTCTGGATGTCTTAATTCTCCCCAGCCAGCAAACTTCAACAA GGTTCAGACCCACTCCAGGGAACCAGTGGCAACTGGGAGTCACCTGAAAGGACAGAAATCCAGGGGTGTCTATCCAGGTGTGACACAAAGGGCCA GTGTCAAACATGGAGATGTTTTCAGCCCCCAGTTGCCTCAGAGAGGTGTCATGATCAG cTACTACACACCACCAGAAGACTCCCATGGACAGGGAATAGCAGGGAAACAAGCTGTTGCAGTG GGCCGGGGTGGAGCTGAAGTGTCCCAAGGGATGTTATTCCAGTTCCATGTGACACCTGTTCTGTCCAAAGACTTCTTTTTTGTGGACAGAGAGCCACTCCCACGCTCAGAAAAGCCAGCAGAAGACTTTGCTCCACTCACAGAG GCCATGGAGAGGGAGGTCTCTGCTGCCTTTGGCAAAGGGGAGCCTGGTGAGATCCTGAGCAGTGCCTTCAAGCTCAAGGTCACTCGTGAGGACATCTGcaccctgcagcagctgtgctggctcaACGACGAG GTCATTAATTTCTACATGAACCTTCTGGTGGAAAGAAGTAAGAAGGAAGGCTATCCAGCACTCCATGCTTTTAGTACCTTCTTCTACCCCAAACTGTGTTCTGGAGGCTACAAAGCAGTGAGGAGGTGGACCAGAGGTGTGGATCTCTTCAAGCAGGATCTCATCCTGGTGCCCATTCACCTCAGAGTGCACTGGACGCTGCTG GTCATAGATGTCAGAAAGAAAACTATCAAATACTTTGATTCCTTGGGACAGAAAGGAGACAACATTTGTAAAACCCTGCT ACAATACCTGCAagaggaaagcagggaaaaaagaaagctggaaCTGACTGCTTCTGAGTGGACTCTTCGCAGCCTGAGCCCGGAG GAAATCCCTCAACAAACTAATGGAAGTGACTGCGGGGTTTTTGTTTGCAAATTTGCTGATTCCATCTCCAGAGACAAACCCATCACCTTCACACAG gAGCACATGCCTTACTTCCGCCGGAAGATGGTGTGGGAAATAATTcatcagcagctgctgtga